The Dyadobacter sp. 676 DNA window CTCGCGCACGAGCGTGCGGAACGAGTAGCCGTCGGGAACGTCCTGTGCTGCGAAGGAAATGGCGTTTATACCTTCGTTATGAGCAATATACAGTGCCCGTGCGTTGTGGAAATTTTGAGAAATGATGGTAAAGTTATCCTGGTTGAAAACCTGCTTGCAACGGATAATCGAGTCGAAGGTGCGGAAACCAGCGTAATCCAGGGTCATTACGTTCTCCGGAATGCCCAGGTTCAGCAACGCGCGCTGCATATCGAGCGGTTCGTTATAGTATTGCGAATCGTTGTTCCCGCTAAGGATTATATACTTGATCTTTCCCTCTTTGAAAAGCCGGGCGGTTGCTTCCATCCGGTATTTGAAAAAGAGGTTCTCAGTGCCTTTCTCCGATTTCTTGCTCGTGCCCAGCACCAGCGCCACGTCGTTGGGCGGCAGGCTTTCGATTGAGAAATAGGAATATTGGCGCGTACAGTAAACTACCCAGAAATTACAAAGCAGGATGAAAACCATGCAGGCAAATAATAAGGCTAATATGATTTTAATCAACTTTTTCACCTGTGCATGCATTGCCTTGTGAATTTCAGTTTCTGGGTATGCCGTCGGGCCGCGTACCTCCCGATAATCATTCCGATCCGGTGTACGCTACGGCCTTCTGTGGCTGATGCCCGGAACGGGAGGGGCTATTCAAACAGCCCCAGCTGACTCCTTGAATCCGGGCCTTTCTTGCCTTCCTTCTTTGGTTTGGCCTCGTTTTTAGTGTCGTGTTCCTGGCTATCGTCGGTTTCTTCCGGTCCCGCCGCGGCATCGCTTCCGTCTTCGTCTCCTACCTGGTTAACAGTATTTTCCGTCAAAGCATTCGCCGCATCGTCGTCTTCAGTCAATTCGTCGCCGGCCGGTTCCGCAGGTTCTTCCGCCGGTGCTGGTAACGGTTCGAGCCAGCGGATATCCTTGAACTTGTCGTTCGGAATCCGGTTGCCCTGTGCGCGCCAGCCACGGATATCGACCATGTCTTCCACCAGATATTCCTCCACGCTTTGCTCTTTCTGGGCCGTTTTGGGATAAACGATTTCCAGCCGCGGACGTATATCTGTGCTCGCCATAATCAGCTTGCTGTTTTTAGCGTCGCTGATAAAGAGGAATTTCTTGTCGAGCGAAGAAGTCTCTATGTTGAACCGTTTAATGAAATGCTGTTTTTGGCCTCCATCGAAATAAATCGCGGTGATCGGCAGTTTGGAGTCGAATTTCTTGACAAGCAGCACTTCGTTCGGCTCGTAGTGGTTTGTCAGGTCGAAATTGGTGAGCTCGTATGTGCCGTCCTTGTAAATGACCACGATGTTGTCGCTCGGGCCGAAATTGCCAAGATATTCGCCGCGTTCGTCGCGGTTCAAACGGCCGATGATCGGATCGAACCACATATCCACGCCCCCTAACGTCGAACGGCCGGCCTGTTTCAGGGTAATTTTCCGGACGGGGTATTTGGTCAGGATGTTACCCATCGCGCTCCGGTTCTTGATCAGCAGCTCGGCGAAGTTGTAGTCGAACTGCTTCACCTTCGCCTTGCTCTGGGCGGTGAGATTAACCGTAATGATCTCCGCTTCGCCATTATCGTTAGCCGTGAAATAGGTGATTTTCGATTTTGGCGTGCCTTGCGTGAGCTCGTACTCGCGGTCGCGGGTGACGGCGGTTACCTGGAAGCGCTTCGCGTAGGAAACGCCGGTTTTGCCATCGACATACACCATATTATACACCTTGCGCTCATCGTTTTTGACAAAAACAGCGCAATAGATAATATCCTTGCCCACAAATACCTTTTCCTGCACTTTGGTAACCACACAGCGGCCGTCGGCCCGGAAAACGATGATGTCGTCGATATCGGAGCAATCCATTACGTATTCGTCTTTTTTAAGGCCGTAGCCGATAAAGCCTTCCGCCCGGTTGACGTACAGCTTCTGGTTGTTGGCTGCCACGATGTTTGCGGCGATCTGGTTGAATGCGCGGATTTCGGTCCTTCTTCCTCTGCCTTTTCCGTACTTTTTCAATAAATCCCTGAAATACTCGATCGCGAAACGCGTAATATGCGCCAGGTTATCTTCGGTTTCCGCAAGGTCCTGCTCCCATTTGCGCATCAGTTCGTCGGCTTTGAAACCGTCGTATTTCGAGATCCGTTTAATGCGTATTTCGGTCAGGGCGACAATGTCATCGTCGTTGATCTCGCGGTAGAATTGCGCCTTGTACGGTTCGAGCCCTTTGTCGATCGTCCGGATCACCGCCTCGAACGTTTCGCATTCCTCGATGTCGCGGTAGATGCGGTTTTCGATAAATATCTTTTCCAGCGAGCCGTAAAGAATTTTTTCCAGCAATTCGAGCCGCTTGATTTCGAGTTCGCGCTGTAAAAGATGGACGGTTTGCTGGGTGTTGTATTTCAAAATGTCGGTCACGCCGACGAAATGCGGTTTGTCGCCTATAATGATACAGGCATTCGGCGAAATGGAAACCTCGCATTCCGTGAATGCGTATAAGGCGTCCATGGTAATGTCCGGCGAAACGCCGGGCGCCAGATGCACCTGGATTTCCACATCAGCAGCGGTATTATCGACCACTTTCTTGATCTTGATCTTGCCCGCGTCGTTGGCTTTGATGATCGATTCGATGAGGGAAGTAGTGGTTGTGCCGAAAGGAATGTCCCGGATGACGAGCATCTTTTTGTCCTCTTCCTCGATTTTGGCACGTACCCGAACTTTGCCGCCGCGTTGCCCGTCGTTATAGTTGGAAACATCGATCAGGCCGCCCGTCAGAAAGTCGGGATAAATAGCGACCTCCTTGCCTTGCAGCACGCTGATGGACGCTTCGATCAGCTCGCAGAAGTTATGCGGGAGGATTTTGGTGGATAAACCCACCGCAATGCCCTCGACGCCAAGCGAAAGCAGCAGCGGGAATTTTACGGGCAAAGTAACCGGTTCGCGTTTGCGGCCGTCGTAGGAAAGCTGCCATTCGGTGGTGTCGTCGTTGAAAACGATCTCTTTTGCGAAGCGCGACAACCGGACCTCGATGTAACGGGCGGCCGCCGCGCCGTCGCCCGTACGAATATCCCCCCCAGTTGCCCTGGGTATCAAAAAGTAACTCCTTTTGCCCGATATTGACGATGGCATCGTAAATAGACGCGTCGCCGTGCGGGTGGTATTGCATGGAAGAGCCGACCACGTTGGCGACTTTGTTGAAGCGGCCGTCGTCCATTTCATTGAGCGCGTGCATAATGCGGCGCTGAACGGGTTTCAGACCGTCTTCGACCGCCGGAACGGCTCGTTCCAGAATTACATAAGAGGCATAATCGAGAAACCAGTTTTCGTATAAGCCCGAAATGGGCAGTTTATCATGCAATCCGCTATCTTCTACGTCGGGCGCAACTCCGTTTTCGTCCATAAATGCAGGAGGAACCAGGTTTTAAGTATTCAGAAATAGATTATCAGCCATCCGCTTCCCGGTCTTCATTGGGGGACTGGCTCCATCAAAAGAAAGAAACAGGGTGAAGTTTACCGGAAGAATCAGGTTGAATGAACTGCTAATATAGCAAATTAAGCGATAAAACTCAGTTGTCCGGCGCATTCAGCACAGCCAGCAGTTCACTGATCATCATCGCCGTAGCACCCCAGATTTTATAACCCTGCACCATGTAATGCGGCGCATGTACCTGTTCCCCACGTACTTGGATATCGCTCGATCCGATAATATTAATATCAGAGATTTCCTCCAATTTGATCTCAAAAATATCTTCCACCTCGCGGGGGTCGGGGTAGAAGTCGGGGCGGTAGGGCATGGCGGCTACCACAGGCAACACGTGAAAGTTGCTCGCCGGAATGAAAAGTTCGGTCAACGCGCCTAATATTTTGACATCCGTCAATCGCAAACCTATTTCCTCCTGGGCCTCCCGCAATGCAGTGCGTATCAGGTTTTCGTCGCTCAATTCGTAACGTCCCCCGGGGAATGCTACCTGGCCGCTGTGCACGCCATCGTACGCCGGGCGCAGGATCAGCGGAAAATAGATTTCGTCCTGATACGGATAAAACAGGATCAGTACTGCACTTTTGCGCGTTTTGGGGTTGGGCTTGAAAGTCAGACGAAGGCGGGAAGACGCTTGCATGGTCCGGTGGGCCGCCTCACCGGGTAGCGGAAATGTTAATTTCTGAGTTAGCTGTTCGGTAAATGCGGAAAATGATTCCAGTGCGGCCATGTCGGCTGGGTTATTGAAGAGTTAGGTGGCGGAAGATTACGCCTAAGTTAATGTACGAAACCTAAATCTTCGCGTAGTTGAGCTCTCTTTTGAAGTCGAAAAAGCTTTCGAGGCTCAGATATTCGTCCAATTCTTCCCAGTGAATGCTGTCGCCTAAGGGGCCGAGTTCAAATCGAAGCAGCTGCTCTGAAGTAGCGTTTTCCAGTCGTTTGAACCAAGCCAGCGGATTACCGATGATGTGACCGCTGTCGAGCACCAGGTATATATTGGTTTCGTCAAACCAAACTCTATGGATCTTCATAGCTTCTGCTTTTTTCATATTAAAATTCACCATGAAATTCGTGCCATTTTTTACAATCAGTTCCGAATGCTGTTCAACCAACGCCTCGGCGGGCATCGGGTCTTTCGGTTTGATTCCGTGACTTTCTACTAACCTCACCGGATTTACTTCAAACTTCGCAGTGCCATCGGCATTTCTGACTTGAATGTGGATAGGTAGATGTTCAAGACTGTAAAAAGAAAAACTTCATCCCGAACATCCGGAAAATTTCAGGCATAACTAGTGTGTGATAAGTGTTTACAATAGATATACACAAATATAGCAATTACTTAAATCGATTGTAAATACCCTAAGCGAGCGCTCTCGCATACAACTTCGCCAGTTGCTCTGCACATCTTTCTCCATCCATGGCGGCCGACATAATGCCTCCCGCATACCCGGCCCCTTCGCCGCAAGGGAACAAACCTTTTATTTCCGGATGCTCACATGTGTCGCGTTCGCGGGGGATGCGTACCGGCGAGGAAGTGCGGCTTTCGACGCCGATGAGCTGGGCGTCGCCGGAGAGGTAACCGCGTATTTTCCGGCCGAAATCCGATAACGCATCGCGCAACGGGAAGGCGATGTGCGCCGGCAGGACGTCGTATAAATCGACCGATTGCAGGCCGGGTTGGTACGAAGTATCGCGCAACTGGGCGGAAGTACGACCTTTCACAAAGTCCAGGGCAAGCTGAGCCGGTGCTGTTTGTGTGGCACCCGCGAGTTTGCAGGCGGCTTGTTCCAGCTCGCGTTGCAGTTGCAGACCGGCCATCGGGCCGAATTCTCTATAAGGGACAAGATCGGCGTCTTCGATCGTCACCACCATCCCCGAATTGGCATAGGGCGAATCCCTGCGCGAAGGTGACATGCCGTTGACGACCACCTCGCCGGAAGCCGTAGCGGCTGGCACGATAAAGCCGCCCGGGCACATACAAAAGGAGAAAACGCCCCGTTGCGCGCCTTTGTAGTGGGTTTGAGTGACGAGGCTGTAAGAAGCGGCAGGCAGGTACGGGCCGCGATCGACCTCACAGTGATATTGTATTTTGTCAATCGTATTCTGAGGATGCTCGATCCGAACGCCCATTGCGAAGGACTTGCTTTCGATCAGGACGTTTTTTGCATGAAGCATCTCATAAATGTCCCGCGCGGAATGCCCGGTTGCTAAAATAACGCCGAGGCCCGTATGCTCGTCGTAATGGTTCGTCACGACGCCGGTGATCCGGTTGTCACGGATGACGAGATCGGTGACTTTGGTATCGAAATGGATTTCGCCGCCTGCATTCAAAATACTTTCACGCATTTCGGAGACAACAACCGGTAGTTTGTTTGTACCGATATGCGGATGTGTATCGATCAGGATCTGTTCGCTGGCGCTGTGTGCGACGAAAATTTCCAGCACCCGGCGAATATCGCCCCGTTTGTTGGAGCGTGTATAGAGCTTGCCGTCGGAGTAAGTGCCGGCACCGCCTTCTCCGAAGCAGTAGTTGGATTCCGGGTTGACGTGGTGTTCCTTGTTAATAGCTGCGAGGTCGCGCCGTCTCGTACGTACATCTTTTCCCCGTTCAAACAAAACGGGCTTGATCCCCAGCTCGATGAGTCGCAATGCGGCAAACATTCCGGCCGGTCCGCAGCCGACGATCAACGCCTGCGGGCGCTTGCTTACATCCGGGTACACAATGCGCGTGCCTGCCAATGGGGGAGGGGTTTCCCCGACGTAAACTTCGGCTTGCACATTAATTTTCACTTGCCGGCTACGGGCATCAATCGATTGGCGCGTTTTGCGGATAAAAGGTGCGTCGCTTTCGCGCAGGCGAAGTTTTTGAATTACAAACCGACGGAAATTGTCCTCGTCCAGCGCGATTTCCGGCGCCAGGGAAAGTTGAAGCGTATGTTGCATGCGGAAAGGGATTTATCCTTTAATGCCGCAAAGTTAATATTTTTAACTTGACACACTTCTTTGAACTCCCTTTCCCAGCCGGCCACCGCTCATAATCTAACTACAACGACACTCACCAGCCACTCCAAACGACTCCTGACAACACCCGACAATCCCTGACAACACTTGACAACCCACATACCACACCAACTCCGCCCGGGTAGCAAACCGCCCGGCGCTACTTTAATGCATAAACGACCACAAAGCACCATCCAAAACCCTGAAATCATGTCGCAAAGCCGCCGTCAATTCCTGAATACCCTGGCTGTATCCGCCGGGGCTGCCGTGCTCTCGGAAGCTGCTCGCGCCGAACAAAACGCGGGGCCATACCCATTATCGTGCAACCAGTATTCGTGGATTACCTTTTATGCCCGCGATGGCAAGGACTGGGGCAAGGATTTGGACGCCTCGCTGGCCGAGTTTGCTTCGACGGGGCTGAAAGCCTACGAACCTGCGTTCAATACAGCGGCCGAGGTGCCAGAACTACTTCCGGTACTCAAAAAATACCAGTTGGCGATGCCCTCGGTTTATGTCAATACTTCATTGCATGAAGCGGCGGAAGCGTCTAAATCCATCGAATCCGTGCTGGCGATCGCGGAAGCGCTGAAACCTGTCGATACTAAAATCATCGTCACCAACCCGAACCCTATTCAATGGGGAAGCGACAAGAACAAAACCGACGGGCAACTGACCGAACAAGCCGGAAACCTCGATAAGCTCGGGGCCGAACTGAGGAAGCGTGGCATGGCCCTCGCATACCATACGCACGACGTGGAGTTGCGCGCCGCTGCACGGGAGTTCCACCACATGCTGCTCGCTACCGATCCGAAAAATGTGTCGCTATGCCTGGATGTGCATTGGGTTTACCGCGGCTCCGGCAATTCGGAGGTGGCATTGTTCGACATTGTAAAACTGTATGGCAAACGCATCGCGGAGCTGCATTTGCGGCAATCGAAAGGCGGGATCTGGCAGGAGACGTTCACGGAAGGAGACATCGATTATCCAAAATTGGCGCAAATGCTGGATAGCATGGGCGTGAAGCCGCATTTGGTTCTGGAACAATGTCTTGAAAAAACTTCGCCGAAGACCATGGACGGCGTTCAGGCGCATAAGGAGGATTTGGTTTATGTGAAGAAGGTGTTTGGGGTTTAATTTATTTTGATGCGCCGGGATTAATTCAGAAATTGTAAACAACCTTTGGTTATGCCGGGCAATCACCCGTTGATGATGTATTCGAGCGAGGAGGCCAAAGGCTAGCTCATATACGCCTGACTTCATTCTCAATGACCCCGACAGACTTCTTCAACGTATCCGACCTGCTGACCGAAGAGCAGCGCCTTATTCAGCAAACCGTTCGTGATTTTTCGGATCGGGAAATCAAACCTGTTATCGAGGAATTCGCACAGAAGGCCGAATTTCCAGAACATTTAATTCCGAAATTCGGTGAACTGGGCGTGTTCGGACCGACGATTCCGGCCGAATATGGCGGCGGGGGATCGGACTACACCAGCTACGGGCTCATGTGCCAGGAGATCGAGCGGGGCGATTCGGGTATGCGGTCGACGGTTTCCGTGCAAAGCTCTCTGGTGATGTGGCCGATTTACGCGTTCGGTTCGGAAGAACAAAAACGGAAATACCTGCCCAAGCTCGCTACCGGTGAATGGTTGGGATGTTTCGGGCTTACCGAACCCGACCACGGTTCCAATCCCGGCGGGATGAAAACACATTTGACGAAAACCGAGGGCGGTTATGTGCTTAATGGCTCCAAAATGTGGATTTCGAATGCCCCTTTTGCACACATGGGCGTGGTATGGGCGCGCAACGAAGCAGGGAGAGTGCAGGGCGTGATCGTCGAGCGTGGGATGGAAGGTTTTTCAACCCCTGAAATCCACCATAAGTGGTCGCTACGCGCGAGTGCGACGGGCGAACTGGTTTTTGACCAGGTATTTATTCCTGAAACATATCTGCTTCCAGGTGCCGTAGGACTGAAAGCGGCATTGCAATGTCTCGATAAGGCCCGCTACGGCATCGCCTGGGGTGCTATCGGCGCGGCGATCGATTGTTATGAAACGGCCGTCAAGTATTCCGCAGAGCGCATTCAGTTCGATAGGCCGATAGGGGCATTCCAGCTTACGCAAAAGAAATTGGCCGAAATGCTGACGGAAATTACGAAGGCCCAACTGCTCGCATGGCGGCTGGGCCAGCTCATGGACGCCGGTAAAGCTACCACGGTCCAGATTTCAATGGCCAAAAGAAATAATGTGGAAATGGCGCTGAACATCGCCCGCGAAGCGCGTCAGATTCTCGGCGCAATGGGCATCACCGGTGAATACCCCGTTATGCGCCACATGATGAACCTCGAATCGGTGATCACCTACGAGGGAACGCACGATATTCATTTGCTGATCCTCGGAGCGGAAATTACGGGGATTCAGGCGTTTAAATAGTGCTTTGGCTGTCGGCCGTCGGCTGTCGGCTTTCGATTGCTATATTTTCTCCCACCACACTTTCCGAAGGCTGATAGCCGACTGGCGAAGTCCCATTCCCCACTTTTCGCCGCAAATTTTCACCTCCTATATCGTCCGACGGCCGATAGCCGACAGCTGAAGTGCTATTTACCAGCTTCCGTTGCAGGTCCCTGCTTGTTTCCCGCGACCCGTCCGGCGACCAGCCCGGTGCCTTGAAGAGGTATTTCAGCTTTGTTTTGAAATCCACCGGCTGCTTGAAATCCTCTCCGATGGCCATCCACTCGTGGAAAACGGTTTGGGCGATACCTTTCTGCTCCATTGGCTTGGTGAGGCCGTAGCGTGGCGGTTCGCCGGGCAGTTCTTCCTGGAAAGTCCCGAAAATGCGGTCCCATATAATGAGGCACATTCCCATGTTTTTGTCGAGATACCGGACATTGCTCGCATGGTGTACACGATGGTGTGACGGCGTTACGAAAATGTATTCCAGCCAGCCGAGCTTGCCCACGTATTCGGTGTGAACGATAATGCCGTAAATCTGTGTAATGGAATACATCACGATAATATCAGCCGGATTGAAACCGGCCAATGCCAGCGGAATGAAGTATACGAAACGGTAAAGCGGCTGGAAAACCGAAGACCGGAAGCCGGTAGTAAGGTTGAAATGCTCCGACGAATGGTGCGTCACGTGCACCGCCCAGAACAGCCGGCAGTGGTGGTCGACGTAATGCAGCGTATAAAATGCCAGGTCTTCGGCCAGGAACAATGCCAGCCAGTACAGATAAGGGTCGGCGATCGGTTCGAACGGCGAAAAATTGTAGAACCAGATCAGTACGCTTACGTATGCGGCCCGGAAAAGCAGGTCGATACCGCCGTTCAGCAGCATCAGCGCCGCGTTCATTAACGTGTCCTTCAAAGAATAGGCCGGACGTTTGGCCAGTTCCTCATGTGGTGTCTTGTATGTTAAAAAGATCTCAAGGGCGATCAGACATATATAAAATGGCGTCGACAGTTTTAGAATGAGATCTTCAAAATCATAAGTGCCGGGCATAGAGATTTATCCAAATGGTAAACAAAGATAGTTGAGAAGTAAACTGTAAGTTTCCACCCTCCCATTTCTAAGAAATTTTTAATGGCATCCGGCGGTCACTTAATCTGACATTCAATTTAAAGGAAACCCCCATCGAAAGGTTCAAAATTTCCCCGGGTCTACGTTTTCAGGTATTGCTAATTAGTTGAAAATAATTCAATTAATCATCCTTTTGAGCGCCTTTCTTAGCTCTTCGTTCTTGTGCCTTTTTTTGCAGGATCACCGGCGCGGCAATGCGTTCGCGGCAATCGAACAGCGAACAG harbors:
- a CDS encoding sterol desaturase family protein — its product is MPGTYDFEDLILKLSTPFYICLIALEIFLTYKTPHEELAKRPAYSLKDTLMNAALMLLNGGIDLLFRAAYVSVLIWFYNFSPFEPIADPYLYWLALFLAEDLAFYTLHYVDHHCRLFWAVHVTHHSSEHFNLTTGFRSSVFQPLYRFVYFIPLALAGFNPADIIVMYSITQIYGIIVHTEYVGKLGWLEYIFVTPSHHRVHHASNVRYLDKNMGMCLIIWDRIFGTFQEELPGEPPRYGLTKPMEQKGIAQTVFHEWMAIGEDFKQPVDFKTKLKYLFKAPGWSPDGSRETSRDLQRKLVNSTSAVGYRPSDDIGGENLRRKVGNGTSPVGYQPSESVVGENIAIESRQPTADSQSTI
- a CDS encoding ElyC/SanA/YdcF family protein translates to MVFILLCNFWVVYCTRQYSYFSIESLPPNDVALVLGTSKKSEKGTENLFFKYRMEATARLFKEGKIKYIILSGNNDSQYYNEPLDMQRALLNLGIPENVMTLDYAGFRTFDSIIRCKQVFNQDNFTIISQNFHNARALYIAHNEGINAISFAAQDVPDGYSFRTLVREYLARPKAVLDVHILRPAADVTSNIQIGKNEHDE
- a CDS encoding acyl-CoA dehydrogenase family protein, with protein sequence MTPTDFFNVSDLLTEEQRLIQQTVRDFSDREIKPVIEEFAQKAEFPEHLIPKFGELGVFGPTIPAEYGGGGSDYTSYGLMCQEIERGDSGMRSTVSVQSSLVMWPIYAFGSEEQKRKYLPKLATGEWLGCFGLTEPDHGSNPGGMKTHLTKTEGGYVLNGSKMWISNAPFAHMGVVWARNEAGRVQGVIVERGMEGFSTPEIHHKWSLRASATGELVFDQVFIPETYLLPGAVGLKAALQCLDKARYGIAWGAIGAAIDCYETAVKYSAERIQFDRPIGAFQLTQKKLAEMLTEITKAQLLAWRLGQLMDAGKATTVQISMAKRNNVEMALNIAREARQILGAMGITGEYPVMRHMMNLESVITYEGTHDIHLLILGAEITGIQAFK
- a CDS encoding CoA pyrophosphatase; translation: MAALESFSAFTEQLTQKLTFPLPGEAAHRTMQASSRLRLTFKPNPKTRKSAVLILFYPYQDEIYFPLILRPAYDGVHSGQVAFPGGRYELSDENLIRTALREAQEEIGLRLTDVKILGALTELFIPASNFHVLPVVAAMPYRPDFYPDPREVEDIFEIKLEEISDINIIGSSDIQVRGEQVHAPHYMVQGYKIWGATAMMISELLAVLNAPDN
- a CDS encoding FAD-dependent protein, with protein sequence MQHTLQLSLAPEIALDEDNFRRFVIQKLRLRESDAPFIRKTRQSIDARSRQVKINVQAEVYVGETPPPLAGTRIVYPDVSKRPQALIVGCGPAGMFAALRLIELGIKPVLFERGKDVRTRRRDLAAINKEHHVNPESNYCFGEGGAGTYSDGKLYTRSNKRGDIRRVLEIFVAHSASEQILIDTHPHIGTNKLPVVVSEMRESILNAGGEIHFDTKVTDLVIRDNRITGVVTNHYDEHTGLGVILATGHSARDIYEMLHAKNVLIESKSFAMGVRIEHPQNTIDKIQYHCEVDRGPYLPAASYSLVTQTHYKGAQRGVFSFCMCPGGFIVPAATASGEVVVNGMSPSRRDSPYANSGMVVTIEDADLVPYREFGPMAGLQLQRELEQAACKLAGATQTAPAQLALDFVKGRTSAQLRDTSYQPGLQSVDLYDVLPAHIAFPLRDALSDFGRKIRGYLSGDAQLIGVESRTSSPVRIPRERDTCEHPEIKGLFPCGEGAGYAGGIMSAAMDGERCAEQLAKLYARALA
- a CDS encoding DUF2442 domain-containing protein, whose translation is MPAEALVEQHSELIVKNGTNFMVNFNMKKAEAMKIHRVWFDETNIYLVLDSGHIIGNPLAWFKRLENATSEQLLRFELGPLGDSIHWEELDEYLSLESFFDFKRELNYAKI
- a CDS encoding sugar phosphate isomerase/epimerase; amino-acid sequence: MSQSRRQFLNTLAVSAGAAVLSEAARAEQNAGPYPLSCNQYSWITFYARDGKDWGKDLDASLAEFASTGLKAYEPAFNTAAEVPELLPVLKKYQLAMPSVYVNTSLHEAAEASKSIESVLAIAEALKPVDTKIIVTNPNPIQWGSDKNKTDGQLTEQAGNLDKLGAELRKRGMALAYHTHDVELRAAAREFHHMLLATDPKNVSLCLDVHWVYRGSGNSEVALFDIVKLYGKRIAELHLRQSKGGIWQETFTEGDIDYPKLAQMLDSMGVKPHLVLEQCLEKTSPKTMDGVQAHKEDLVYVKKVFGV